One Candidatus Eisenbacteria bacterium genomic region harbors:
- a CDS encoding AAA family ATPase, whose amino-acid sequence MSPHAVFDRRVRQLSLFTVPLREAESAWLSGIEREARELLESSTANRESREESRGRLDGARAIAHLIADAAGERAICCAIGMLALEGGRWPSAVEAFETVFRLSTDRRDQALALLGKARALRETDPPAASLSCCAAALRRARWGARGLLISRIRLLVAEGYLLTGDLRRARRCLDRLGEIAGPQGQRWLRASFLRAEAELLRAQCRHGAAEALFKEAIEVVRTAEGPCVPGGATRTSLLRLLARCLLDQGRREEAGQRIEEALAAADGTDPLERRRVEFQGAMLRYADGDEENGDAILRDVERGLRELRSHGDLAELLLSQGEICVLRAQAPEVRSRAREGILEARGLFRRLDRRRQIHRCDILLESLRPPSCDVQRGLESFANKPPRVPRVRRLSQLGFLTADPRILRALEPLESLAHTSIPILVLGESGTGKEVLARALHRASGGKGPFVAVNCGALPSELQESELFGHVRGAFTGAVADKIGLFEAADTGSLLLDEVGEMTPRAQVKLLRVLELGEIRRVGETRIRRVRARVIAATNADLDAQVRTGAFRRDLYYRLCGLKIELPPLRERLGDVPLLASHFVDLFGNHDGPPPTLSSGALDRLLQHTWPGNVRELRFTVEKAVALTKALSRSSVEADCIDIEAPVDPAPIPAPMPARERAEGAEGLGCYMENMERRLILKALEENKWNRTRAARSLGGMSRTTLIGKMKRLGLFPGPGRGDPDCGEAESPGERAQACAETGAA is encoded by the coding sequence ATGAGTCCTCACGCAGTCTTCGATCGTCGCGTCCGTCAGCTCAGTCTATTCACGGTGCCTCTGAGGGAAGCGGAGTCGGCATGGCTGTCCGGCATCGAGCGGGAAGCCCGGGAGCTTCTCGAGTCCTCAACTGCGAACCGCGAGTCGAGGGAAGAGAGCCGCGGCCGCCTCGATGGGGCGAGGGCGATCGCTCATCTCATCGCCGACGCGGCGGGGGAGCGCGCCATCTGCTGCGCCATCGGCATGCTCGCCCTCGAGGGCGGGCGCTGGCCCTCTGCCGTCGAGGCCTTCGAGACCGTGTTTCGCTTGTCGACCGATCGCCGGGACCAGGCCCTGGCCCTCCTCGGAAAGGCGCGCGCCCTGCGGGAGACCGATCCGCCCGCCGCCTCCCTCTCTTGCTGCGCCGCCGCGCTGCGGCGCGCGCGATGGGGCGCTCGAGGGCTCCTCATCTCCCGGATCCGACTCCTCGTCGCGGAAGGATACCTGCTGACGGGAGATCTCCGCAGAGCGCGGCGTTGCCTGGATCGGCTCGGGGAGATCGCGGGCCCGCAGGGGCAGCGATGGCTCCGCGCGTCGTTTCTGCGGGCGGAAGCGGAGCTCCTGCGCGCCCAGTGCCGCCACGGCGCGGCCGAGGCCCTCTTCAAGGAGGCGATAGAGGTCGTGAGGACCGCCGAAGGCCCCTGCGTCCCCGGGGGAGCGACGCGGACATCGCTCCTGCGCCTCCTGGCCCGATGTCTGCTCGATCAGGGCCGGCGGGAGGAAGCGGGGCAGCGGATCGAGGAAGCTCTTGCCGCGGCGGACGGGACCGATCCCCTCGAAAGGCGTCGCGTCGAGTTTCAGGGGGCGATGCTCCGCTACGCCGACGGCGATGAGGAGAACGGGGACGCGATCCTACGGGACGTGGAGCGGGGGCTGCGCGAGCTACGCTCCCATGGCGATCTCGCCGAGCTCCTGCTCTCGCAGGGGGAGATCTGCGTTCTGAGAGCCCAGGCCCCCGAGGTCCGATCGAGGGCGCGGGAAGGGATCCTCGAGGCACGCGGCCTCTTTCGCCGTCTGGACCGCCGCCGCCAGATCCACCGATGCGACATTCTCCTCGAGTCGCTGAGACCTCCTTCGTGCGATGTCCAGCGGGGTCTTGAGAGCTTCGCCAACAAGCCGCCGCGCGTCCCGCGCGTGAGGCGCCTGTCGCAGCTGGGCTTCCTCACGGCGGACCCGCGGATCCTCAGGGCGCTCGAGCCTCTCGAGTCGCTCGCGCATACCTCGATTCCGATTCTCGTCCTCGGCGAGAGCGGGACGGGGAAGGAGGTCCTGGCGAGGGCGCTCCATCGCGCATCGGGCGGGAAGGGGCCGTTCGTGGCGGTCAACTGCGGGGCCCTGCCGAGCGAGCTTCAGGAGAGCGAGCTCTTCGGGCATGTCCGAGGCGCTTTCACCGGCGCGGTCGCCGACAAGATCGGCCTCTTCGAGGCCGCGGACACGGGATCGCTCCTGCTCGACGAGGTGGGGGAGATGACCCCGCGCGCCCAGGTGAAGCTCCTTCGCGTGCTCGAGCTCGGGGAGATCCGTCGAGTGGGGGAGACGCGCATCAGGAGAGTGCGTGCCCGCGTCATCGCCGCAACCAACGCCGATCTGGACGCGCAGGTTCGCACGGGGGCCTTTCGCCGCGACCTCTACTACCGTCTCTGCGGGCTCAAGATCGAGCTTCCTCCTCTCCGGGAGCGCCTCGGGGATGTGCCCCTTCTCGCCTCGCACTTCGTCGATCTCTTCGGCAACCACGACGGCCCCCCGCCTACGCTCTCATCGGGAGCCCTCGACAGGCTCCTGCAGCACACCTGGCCGGGGAACGTCCGCGAGCTCCGTTTCACGGTGGAGAAGGCCGTGGCGCTCACGAAGGCTCTCTCCAGGTCGAGCGTCGAAGCCGATTGCATCGACATCGAGGCGCCGGTCGACCCCGCGCCGATTCCGGCCCCAATGCCCGCGCGGGAGCGGGCCGAGGGCGCGGAGGGTCTGGGATGCTACATGGAGAACATGGAGCGGCGGCTGATTCTCAAGGCGCTGGAGGAGAACAAGTGGAATCGAACGCGGGCCGCCCGGTCCCTCGGCGGGATGAGCCGCACGACGCTGATCGGGAAGATGAAGCGGCTCGGTCTCTTTCCCGGCCCGGGGCGCGGCGATCCCGATTGTGGGGAGGCGGAATCGCCCGGCGAACGGGCGCAGGCGTGCGCCGAGACAGGGGCCGCCTAG